One part of the Stigmatopora argus isolate UIUO_Sarg chromosome 8, RoL_Sarg_1.0, whole genome shotgun sequence genome encodes these proteins:
- the LOC144079275 gene encoding retinal rod rhodopsin-sensitive cGMP 3',5'-cyclic phosphodiesterase subunit delta: protein MSSDEDRAKEILKGFKLNWMNLRDAETGKVLWQGTEDLSVPGVEHEARVPKKILKCKAVSRELNFSSSEKLEKFRLEQKVYFKGQCLEEWFFEFGFVIPNSTNTWQSLIEAAPESQMMPANVLTGNVIIETKFYDDELHVSTSRVRLFYV from the exons ATGTCTTCAGACGAAGACAGGGCCAAGGAGATTTTGAAGGGCTTCAAACT AAACTGGATGAACCTCCGGGACGCCGAGACAGGCAAAGTTCTGTGGCAGGGGACCGAGGACCTGTCCGTGCCCGGCGTGGAGCACGAAG CTCGCGTTCCCAAGAAGATCCTCAAGTGCAAGGCCGTCTCCAGGGAGCTCAACTTTTCCTCCTCGGAGAAGCTGGAGAAATTCCGACTGGAGCAGAAGGTCTACTTCAAGGGCCAATGTCTAGAAG AGTGGTTCTTCGAGTTCGGCTTCGTCATCCCCAACTCCACCAACACGTGGCAGTCCCTCATCGAAGCGGCGCCCGAATCCCAGATGATGCCCGCCAACGTTTTGAC CGGCAACGTGATCATCGAGACCAAGTTCTACGACGACGAGTTGCACGTGAGCACGTCGCGGGTTCGCCTCTTCTACGTGTGA
- the LOC144079436 gene encoding large ribosomal subunit protein eL36 — MAIRYPMAVGLNKGHPVTKNVCAPKHSRRRGRLTKHSKFVRDMIREVCGFAPYERRAMELLKVSKDKRALKFIKKRIGTHIRAKRKREELSNVLTAMRKAATKKD; from the exons ATGGCAATCCGCTACCCGATGGCCGTGGGCCTCAACAAAGGCCACCCCGTCACCAAAAACGTCTGCGCCCCCAAACACAGTCGCCGACGCGGG CGCCTGACCAAGCACAGCAAGTTTGTGCGCGACATGATCCGCGAGGTGTGCGGCTTCGCTCCCTACGAGAGGCGAGCCATGGAGTTGCTTAAGGTATCCAAGGACAAGAGGGCGCTCAAGTTCATCAAGAAAAGG ATCGGCACCCACATCCGCGCCAAGAGAAAGCGCGAGGAGCTGAGCAACGTGCTGACCGCCATGAGGAAAGCCGCCACCAAGAAGGATTAA
- the LOC144078949 gene encoding lamin-B2-like: protein MATVTPSREAGRPAASASASTTPLSPTRISRLQEKQDLQHLNDRLAVYIERVRSLELENDRLQVKVSEKEEVTTREVSGLKHLYEAELADARRVLDETARERARLQIDLGKAQADLEEATRSGKKKDGDLAAATSRAAALESQLNQSEAALSTALGQNAALTSDLLEIKGLLAKAEDSHAVAKRQLEAETLMRVDLENRCQSLSEEMDFRKNMFEEEVRESRRRQEQRIVEVDSGVRMDYEFKLAQALQDLRKQHDEQVSLYKEELEQTFQAKLENAKVSSAMNDKAVCAAREELQESRVRIESLGYQLSVLQKQAAAAEERVRELEDALSSERDKHRRVSEAKDREMNDLRERMNAQLTEYQELLDVKLTLDMEINAYRKLLEGEEHRLKLSPSPSSRVSVSRVSGSSSSRSTKRRRGEPGSGDASAGHAREVLMASEEDAASGAVSISPTDVDGNSVTLANNGEQDQPLGNWRLKRKVDDGDEIVYKFSPKFVLKAGQTVTVWSADAGVAHGPPADLLWKSQASWGAGNDVVTTLVNFDGEEVARRTVSKKVQVENGEEDEEEEGEEEDVAPVVHKKARMASRECAVM from the exons ATGGCGACCGTTACCCCGAGTCGCGAAGCTGGCCGGCCGGCGGCTTCGGCGTCGGCCTCCACGACGCCCCTCTCACCCACCCGCATTTCTCGCCTGCAGGAGAAGCAGGACCTGCAGCACCTTAACGACCGACTGGCCGTCTACATTGAGCGGGTTCGCTCTCTGGAGCTCGAGAACGACCGGCTGCAGGTCAAAGTGTCCGAGAAGGAAGAGGTCACCACCAGGGAG GTGAGCGGCCTGAAGCACCTGTACGAGGCGGAGTTGGCGGACGCCCGCCGAGTCCTGGACGAGACGGCCAGGGAGCGCGCCCGGCTGCAAATCGACCTGGGCAAGGCGCAGGCCGACTTGGAAGAAGCCACGCGCAG CGGCAAGAAGAAGGACGGCGACCTGGCGGCGGCCACCTCCCGGGCGGCGGCGTTGGAGAGCCAGCTGAACCAGAGCGAAGCGGCGCTCTCCACCGCCCTGGGCCAGAACGCCGCGCTGACCTCTGACCTCCTGGAAATCAAGGGCCTGCTGGCCAAG GCGGAGGACAGCCACGCCGTGGCCAAGCGCCAGCTGGAGGCCGAGACCTTGATGCGCGTGGACTTGGAAAACCGCTGCCAGTCGCTCAGCGAGGAGATGGACTTTAGGAAGAACATGTTCGAGGAG GAGGTCCGCGAGTCTCGTCGCCGGCAAGAGCAGAGGATTGTGGAGGTGGACTCGGGAGTCAGGATGGACTACGAGTTCAAGTTGGCGCAAGCTCTGCAG GACCTGAGAAAGCAGCACGACGAGCAGGTGTCGCTGTACAAGGAGGAACTGGAGCAGACCTTCCAAGCCAAG CTGGAAAACGCCAAGGTGTCGTCGGCCATGAACGACAAGGCCGTGTGCGCCGCCCGCGAGGAGCTGCAGGAGTCCCGCGTGAGGATCGAGAGTCTGGGCTATCAGTTGAGCGTCCTCCAGAAGCAG GCGGCGGCCGCTGAGGAGCGCGTGCGGGAGCTGGAGGACGCCCTGTCGTCGGAGCGCGACAAGCACCGGCGCGTGAGCGAGGCCAAGGACCGCGAGATGAACGATCTGCGCGAGCGCATGAACGCCCAGCTCACCGAGTACCAGGAGCTCCTGGACGTCAAGCTCACGCTGGACATGGAGATCAACGCCTACCGCAAACTCCTGGAGGGGGAGGAGCACAG gTTGAAGCTGTCCCCCAGCCCCTCGTCCCGCGTGAGCGTCTCGAGGGTGTCGGGCTCGTCCTCGTCCCGCTCCACCAAGCGGCGGCGTGGCGAGCCCGGGTCGGGCGACGCCTCGGCGGGGCACGCCCGCGAGGTGCTGATGGCCTCCGAGGAGGACGCGGCCAGCGGCGCCGTCTCCATCTCGCCCACCGACGTGGACGGCAACTCGGTCACGCTGGCCAACAACGGGGAGCAG GACCAACCTCTCGGCAACTGGAGACTGAAGAGAAAAGTGGACGACGGCGACGAGATCGTCTACAAGTTCTCGCCAAAGTTTGTCCTCAAGGCCGGACAGACCGTCACG GTGTGGTCCGCGGACGCGGGCGTGGCCCACGGTCCGCCCGCCGACCTCCTGTGGAAGAGCCAGGCTTCCTGGGGAGCGGGAAACGACGTCGTCACCACTTTGGTCAACTTTGACGGGGAG GAAGTGGCCAGGCGGACCGTCAGCAAGAAGGTGCAAGTGGAGAATGGggaagaggatgaggaggaggagggcgaGGAAGAGGACGTGGCGCCAGTGGTGCACAAGAAG GCCAGAATGGCGTCCAGAGAGTGCGCGGTCATGTGA
- the LOC144079391 gene encoding COMM domain-containing protein 2-like gives MLLVLSEEHKEHLEFLNKVDAAVVGEFGRIALEFLRRGINPKVYEGAARKLSVPVETVQRGVEGLMYLMTQSSKHMLSEADFVDSVLSLDFGEELNQSLLQMYRQHGSEIRRVLTLLPRPLPAYCNLRWRLDVQLASRSLRQQTAPSLSVVLQLTQGPGRPGAARVLQADPATLLHLLSILEGALAALKSTHARRVLRNVK, from the exons ATGCTGTTGGTTTTATCCGAAGAGCACAAAGAACACCTGGAATTCCTCAACAAAGTGGACGCGGCAG TGGTCGGAGAGTTTGGGCGAATCGCGCTGGAGTTCCTGAGGAGAGGAATCAACCCCAAAGTGTACGAGGGAGCTGCCA GGAAGCTGTCGGTGCCGGTGGAAACGGTTCAACGCGGCGTGGAGGGCCTCATGTACCTGATGACCCAGAGCTCCAAACACATG CTGTCAGAGGCCGACTTTGTGGACTCGGTCTTGTCCTTGGACTTTGGGGAGGAGCTTAACCAGAGCCTCTTGCAG ATGTACCGGCAGCACGGCAGCGAGATCCGTCGCGTCTTGACGCTGTTGCCCCGCCCCTTGCCCGCTTACTGCAACCTCCGCTGGAGATTGGACGTCCAG TTGGCCAGCCGTTCCCTGCGCCAGCAAACGGCGCCCTCGTTGAGCGTCGTCCTGCAGCTGACGCAGGGGCCGGGGCGCCCTGGCGCCGCTCGGGTCCTGCAGGCGGACCCGGCCACCCTCCTGCACCTGCTCTCCATCCTGGAAGGGGCGCTGGCCGCCTTGAAGAGCACGCACGCGCGACGCGTCCTGAGAAACGTCAAATGA